Part of the Streptomyces sp. NBC_00457 genome, CGGTGGACGTACGGCTGGGCGGCGAGCGAATCGAGGCGGTCGGTACCGCCGGGAGCCTGACGGCGGAGGGTGCGCCCGGCCCGGGCGCGCGGGTGGATCTCGGCGGCTATCTGCTGCTGCCCGCCCCGGCCGAGCCGCACGCCCACGCCGACACCGCGCTGTCGGCGGACGAGGGCGGTCCGGTCTCGTACGACCCCCAGGACGTCCAGCGCCGGGCGACCGAGGCCGCGCTGCTGCAGCTCGGACACGGGGCGACCGCGCTGCGCGCGCACGTGCGCGTGGGTGACGTGCAGGGGCTGGGCGCGCTGGGCGCCGTACTGCAGGCTCGGCGATCGCTGCGCGGGCTCACCGAGCTGATGACGGTGGCCATGCCCCGTGTGCTGACCGGCCGCGCCGGGGCGGACGGACTCGCGATACTGCGGGACGCGGCGAAGATGGGCGCCTCCGTGGTGGGCGGCTGCCCGGATCTGGACCCCGATCCGACGGGCTACGTCGAGGCTGTCCTGGAGGTCGCCACCGAGCACGGCTGCCCCGTCGACCTGCACACGGACGCCACCGACCCGGCTCGTCTCGCCCGCCTCGCGACCATGGCCGGCGGGCTGCGCCCCGGGGTCACGCTCGGCCCGTGCGGGGGCCTCGGCCGACTGCCCTCCGAGGTGGCCGCCCGTACCGCCGACCAGCTCGCCGCGGCCGGAGTGACGGTGGCGTGCCTGCCCCAGGGCGGCTGCGGGGGCGTGGACCGCCGGGGCACCGCTCCGGTACGGCTGCTGCGCTCGGCCGGCGTACGGGTGGCCGCGGGCAGCGGGTCGCTCCGTGACGTCTCCAACCCGGTCGGCCGCGGCGACCCGCTGGAGGCCGCGTATCTGCTCGCCTCGCGCTACGGGCTGCGCCCCGAGGAGGCCTACGACGCGGTGAGCACCACCGCTCGTGCGGTGCTCGGCCTGCCCGAGGTCCGTGTGGAGGCGGGATTCCCGGCCGAACTGCTCGCTGTGCGGGGCGACGGGCTGGCGAGCGCGCTGTCGCTGGCGTACAGCCGGATCGTGGTGCACCGGGGGCGCGTGGTGGCACGGACGAGCGCGGTGCGGGAGTACTGCAACTCGACGGTGGCGGTGGAGCTGGGGTTGCCTCGGCAGGGGCGCGGGGAGTTGTCGTGAGGGTGGGGGTGGTGAGGGTGCACGCGGGCCGGGTCGGGATCGGAATTGAGGTCGGGATTGAGGTCGGGGCGTGCGCGGGTGCTGTGTGCGCCCTGATGTGGGGCGCGTGACCGTGGTGCGGGCGCTGCGGATGCGGAGCGTGGGGCATTGATAGGCGCCCGGCGCACGATCCGGGGAGTGCGCGCCGTGGGGCGTGGCTGAAGTCGTGCGGCATGGGCGGCCGTCCGGGCGTACGGTCGGAAGCATGCGCATTGTCATCGCTGGGGGTCATGGTCAGATCGCGCTGCGGCTGGAGCGACTGCTCGCCGCGCGCGGAGACGAGGCGGCAGGGATCATCCGCCACGCCGAACAGGGCGACGATCTGAGAGAAGCCGGCGCCGAACCGATCCTGCTGGACCTGGAGTCGGCCTCGGTCGAGGAGGCCGCGGCCCATCTGCAGGGCGCGGACGCGGCGGTCTTCGCGGCCGGCGCGGGCCCCGGCAGCGGGGCGGCCCGCAAGGACACGGTCGACCGGGACGCGGCGATCCTGTTCGCGGACGCGGCGGTCCGGGCGGGCGTACGACGTCACGTGGTCGTGTCGTCGATGGGCGCGAACCCGGCACATGAAGGAAGCGAGGTCTTCGACGTGTATCTGCGCGCCAAGGGCGAGGCCGACGCGCACGTACAGAGCCTCGACGCCCTCGACTGGACGATCCTGCGCCCCGGCATGCTCACGAACGACGCCGGTACCGGTCTCGTACGCCTGGAGGCCCACACGGGCCGCGGCGCGATCCCGCGCGACGATGTGGCCGCCGTACTGGCGGAACTCGTGGACACTCCGGCGACGGCAGGCCTGACCCTGGAGCTGGTCAGCGGGTCGGCACCGGTGGCGGTCGCGGTGAAGTCGGTGGCGGGCAACTGAGGGGCGGCTGCGGGGTCGGAGCAGCCCCGCGCCCCTCAGAAGAGCGGCAGCTGCCCGGGAAACTCGGGGACGACGTACCCGTCCAACGACGGCTGGGTCGCCCCGAGTTCCGCGAATCTGCGTGAACCGGAGCAGGACACCAGCTCCCCACTCTCCCGCGCCCCCGGCGGATCGTGCCGCGCGAACCTCCCCGCAACGACGGCGATCTCACGCCGGCATTCGGGACACCGTCTGCGAGGAGTGGACATGGGGCCAGTGTGCCCCGGCAGAGCACCCTGCCAACGAAGAGACCCCCTCCGTCTGCGTTTCCGCAGTTCGGAGAGGGTCTCGTTTTCACTGTGGCGGCGCCAGGATTCGAACCTGGGAAGGCTGAGCCGGCAGATTTACAGTCTGCTCCCTTTGGCCGCTCGGGCACACCGCCGGGGTTGCTGCCGTTCGAACCGCTTTTCGGCGGTGCTCGCTGGCAACGACGTAAACAATACCCGATGGACAGGGGTGCTTCGCCACCCGATTGATCGGCGCTCGGGGGACGGTGGGTGGCTAGGCTTATGCGGATGCGGCCCGGGACGACGCCGGGCTCGGCGGCCCCACGTACGCCGATACGCACCCGATACGCACCCCGATACAAGGAGCCACAGGACATGGCCGACTCCAGTTTCGACATCGTCTCGAAGGTCGAGCGGCAGGAGGTCGACAACGCCCTCAACCAGGCCGCCAAGGAGATCTCGCAGCGCTACGACTTCAAGGGCGTGGGTGCCTCGATCTCGTGGTCCGGTGACAAGATCCTGATGGAGGCGAACTCCGAGGACCGGGTGAAGGCTGTCCTCGACGTCTTCCAGTCCAAGCTGATCAAGCGTGGGATCTCGCTGAAGGCCCTGGACGCGGGCGAGCCCCAGCTGTCCGGCAAGGAGTACAAGATCTTCGCGTCGATCGAGGAGGGCATCTCCCAGGAGAACGCGAAGAAGGTGGCGAAGATCATTCGCGACGAGGGTCCGAAGGGCGTGAAGGCCCAGGTTCAGGGCGAGGAGCTGCGGGTCAGCTCGAAGAGCCGTGATGACCTGCAGGCCGTCATCGCTCTGCTGAAGGGCAAGGACTTCGACTTCGCGCTGCAGTTCGTGAACTACCGGTAAGTCGCGCCTGTGACGCCGTACGCGGAAGGGTGGGCACCGAGTGGTGCCCACCCTTCTCGCCTGCTGGCTGCGGTCGGGAGAAGCGCTCAGTCGCGCGAGTTGCCGAACAGGAGGCGGTAGGCGACCAGCAGGACCAGGGAGCCGCCGATCGCCGCGGCCCAGGTCGTGGTGTCGTAGAAGTCCTTGGTGATCGGGTGGTCCAGCCAACGGGCCGATATCCAGCCGCCGATGAACGCGCCCGCGATGCCGATCACGGTCGTACCGATGAAGCCGCCCGGGTCACGGCCCGGCAGCAGGAACTTGGCGATGGCTCCGGCCAACAGTCCCAGGATGATCCAGCCAACGATGATCATGCCGTGAACCTGCCCCTTCGTGCTGTGCCCGCACTGTCCCTGCGCTGTGATGTGGGTCCCGTCGGGCCGGTTGTACTGGTCGCGCGCGTGTTCGTGCCTTGTTGACGGAGAGGACGTCACCGGTGCACCCGGCGGTTGCACTGATCAGTAGGGTGCGGTGCGTGACGACTTCCAGCTCTGAACTACGGCGCACCCTGGGTGTGGGGGACGCCGTGCTCATCGGCCTGGGTTCGATGGTCGGAGCCGGGATCTTCGCCGCCCTGGCGCCCGCCGCACACGCCGCCGGGTCCGGGCTGCTGCTCGGGCTGGGCATCGCCGCCGTGGTCGCCTACTGCAACGCCACGTCGTCGGCGCGGCTGGCCGCGCTGTATCCGGCCTCGGGCGGCACGTATGTGTACGGGCGCGAGCGGCTCGGGGAGTTCTGGGGTTATCTCGCCGGCTGGTCGTTCGTGGTCGGCAAGACGGCGTCCTGTGCGGCGATGGCGCTCACCGTGGGCGCGTACGTCTGGCCGGAGCAGGCGCACGCCGTGGCGGTCGCGGCCGTGGTGGCGCTGACCGCGGTGAACTATGGCGGGGTCCAGAAGTCGGCCTGGCTGACCCGGGTGATCGTGGCTGTCGTGCTGGCTGTCCTCGCTTCCGTGGTGGTCGTGTGCCTGGGGTCCGGGGACTCCGACGCCGGGCGGCTGGACATCGGGGCCTCCGGGGGGCTGGGCGGGGTGCTTCAGGCGGCGGGTCTGCTGTTCTTCGCGTTCGCCGGGTACGCGCGGATCGCGACCCTCGGTGAGGAGGTACGGGATCCCGCGCGCACCATCCCCCGTGCCATCCCGCTGGCTCTGGGCATCGCACTGGTGGTGTACGCGTGTGTGGCGGTGGCTGTCCTTTCCGTGCTGGGAGCGGGCGCTCTGGGCGACGCGGCCGCGCCACTGGCCGACGCGGTGCGGGCGGCGGGGGTTCCGGGGCTGGTGCCGGTGGTGCGGGTGGGTGCTGCCGTGGCCGCGCTGGGTTCGCTGCTCGCCCTGATCCTCGGTGTCTCGCGTACGACGCTCGCGATGGCGCGGGACCGGCATCTGCCCGGCGCGCTGGCGGCCGTCCATCCGCGCTTCCAGGTGCCGCACCGGGCGGAGCTGGCCGTGGGCGCGGTGGTCGCGGTCCTGGCCGCCACGGTGGATGTACGCGGCGCGATCGGGTTCTCCTCCTTCGGTGTGCTGGTCTACTACGCGGTGGCCAACGCGTCGGCCTGGACGCTCCGATCGGCACCCTTGACCCGGGTGGTGCCGGCGGTCGGGCTGCTCGGGTGTGCGGTGCTGGCGTTCGCGTTGCCGGTGGTCTCAGTGGTCGTGGGTGCGGGCGTGCTGACCTTGGGCGTGGCGGCGTATGGCGTACGGCGACGGTGGGTTGCCGGGCGGTAGGTGCGCGGTCTGGGTGGCCCGGCGGTAGTGCGCAGTGGGCCCGTGGCCCTGCGAGGCGGGTTACGGCATCGACGCCGTGCGTATGCGGAAGTCGGCCCAAGGGGCCAGCTCCAGCTCTTCGTTCATCTCGGCGTGCCAAGCCGTGCGTGCCTTGGCCGCCACCCGTGTCAGCAACTGCTCGATCTCGGTCATGAGTTCATGATGCAAGCCGCCACTGACAATCGGGCGAGGCTGTGGACAACCGTCGGGCTGTGGATAACTGGCGGTCGGAGGCGGCGCGATTGTCGCCTCTGCCCTACCGGACCGGTTGCCGCCTCTGCCCTACCAACGCGACGAGAACGGCTGGTCCGTCGACACGATTTCGCGGCCCAGCGGGAGCAGCGACACCGGGATGAGCTTGAAATTGGCGATGCCGAACGGGATGCCGATGATCGTGACGCACAGGGCGATGCCGGTGACGATGTGGGCCAGGGCGAGCCACCAGCCCGCGAGGACCAGCCACAGGACGTTGCCGACGCAGGAGGGGGCGCCGGCGTCGCGGCGCTCGACCGTCGTGTACCCGAAGGGCCAGAGGGCGTAGACGCCGATACGAAACGCGGCGACACCGAACGGGATGCCGATGATGGTGATGCACAGCAGCAGGCCCGCGAGCAGGTAGCCGAGGAACAGCCAGAAGCCGCTCAGGACGAGCCAGATGACGTTGAGGATTGTCTTCACTGGGGGCGACCTGCCATCTTCTCGAGCCGGGCGATGCGTTCGGCCATCGGCGGATGTGTCGAGAACATCTTGGAGAATCCCTGACCGGGCCGGAAGGGGTTCGCGATCATCATGTGGCTCGCCGTCTCGATGCGGGGTTCGGGCGGCAGCGGGAGCT contains:
- a CDS encoding GlsB/YeaQ/YmgE family stress response membrane protein produces the protein MIIVGWIILGLLAGAIAKFLLPGRDPGGFIGTTVIGIAGAFIGGWISARWLDHPITKDFYDTTTWAAAIGGSLVLLVAYRLLFGNSRD
- a CDS encoding YccF domain-containing protein; this encodes MKTILNVIWLVLSGFWLFLGYLLAGLLLCITIIGIPFGVAAFRIGVYALWPFGYTTVERRDAGAPSCVGNVLWLVLAGWWLALAHIVTGIALCVTIIGIPFGIANFKLIPVSLLPLGREIVSTDQPFSSRW
- a CDS encoding NAD(P)H-binding protein — its product is MRIVIAGGHGQIALRLERLLAARGDEAAGIIRHAEQGDDLREAGAEPILLDLESASVEEAAAHLQGADAAVFAAGAGPGSGAARKDTVDRDAAILFADAAVRAGVRRHVVVSSMGANPAHEGSEVFDVYLRAKGEADAHVQSLDALDWTILRPGMLTNDAGTGLVRLEAHTGRGAIPRDDVAAVLAELVDTPATAGLTLELVSGSAPVAVAVKSVAGN
- a CDS encoding APC family permease — translated: MTTSSSELRRTLGVGDAVLIGLGSMVGAGIFAALAPAAHAAGSGLLLGLGIAAVVAYCNATSSARLAALYPASGGTYVYGRERLGEFWGYLAGWSFVVGKTASCAAMALTVGAYVWPEQAHAVAVAAVVALTAVNYGGVQKSAWLTRVIVAVVLAVLASVVVVCLGSGDSDAGRLDIGASGGLGGVLQAAGLLFFAFAGYARIATLGEEVRDPARTIPRAIPLALGIALVVYACVAVAVLSVLGAGALGDAAAPLADAVRAAGVPGLVPVVRVGAAVAALGSLLALILGVSRTTLAMARDRHLPGALAAVHPRFQVPHRAELAVGAVVAVLAATVDVRGAIGFSSFGVLVYYAVANASAWTLRSAPLTRVVPAVGLLGCAVLAFALPVVSVVVGAGVLTLGVAAYGVRRRWVAGR
- a CDS encoding YajQ family cyclic di-GMP-binding protein, which codes for MADSSFDIVSKVERQEVDNALNQAAKEISQRYDFKGVGASISWSGDKILMEANSEDRVKAVLDVFQSKLIKRGISLKALDAGEPQLSGKEYKIFASIEEGISQENAKKVAKIIRDEGPKGVKAQVQGEELRVSSKSRDDLQAVIALLKGKDFDFALQFVNYR
- a CDS encoding amidohydrolase family protein, encoding MPDSQPQPPPSSPSASGSSSASGSWGSTGPSGQTESASLLLCGARLTDGRTVDVRLGGERIEAVGTAGSLTAEGAPGPGARVDLGGYLLLPAPAEPHAHADTALSADEGGPVSYDPQDVQRRATEAALLQLGHGATALRAHVRVGDVQGLGALGAVLQARRSLRGLTELMTVAMPRVLTGRAGADGLAILRDAAKMGASVVGGCPDLDPDPTGYVEAVLEVATEHGCPVDLHTDATDPARLARLATMAGGLRPGVTLGPCGGLGRLPSEVAARTADQLAAAGVTVACLPQGGCGGVDRRGTAPVRLLRSAGVRVAAGSGSLRDVSNPVGRGDPLEAAYLLASRYGLRPEEAYDAVSTTARAVLGLPEVRVEAGFPAELLAVRGDGLASALSLAYSRIVVHRGRVVARTSAVREYCNSTVAVELGLPRQGRGELS